A window from Megalobrama amblycephala isolate DHTTF-2021 linkage group LG9, ASM1881202v1, whole genome shotgun sequence encodes these proteins:
- the LOC125275519 gene encoding uncharacterized protein LOC125275519 — MATQTIHFVTWNVNGLKRKKDEKFQKLQNADVVFFQETHIGVGDENIIEGLKNEWHVFYTTFTSQKGTAILVRKRLDFECISDEKDNCGAYVVLRCKLEGQLYTLVSVYNHEKDTKTLEQLSRYLQSMTTGLLVIGGDFNMVLNPFIDKDNSKVVKDRPIHRKLRCCVNKLMKSFQLVDVWRRKNPVNQYYTFHSQMIASRLDYFFVPEECMWRVRSCEIRDSKMRDHCPVYLEINNVSTTLFQKDPQIQSVFQWLNLKKYLLTDETGSSLGEESSHAVSGVDIVSAVHSLQLSDTPRPDGIPVSFYKDNIQDLIPHIKTLYDRIHSSAFNCSETHFNETVKSPHDDSQHFFNVDYLIIATILTKHLDDLLESQSKCLVPKKSATVMITPKTFCTEMRLSCIKDKIEEQKRSNPNLYQDFLVVKNLLRDAPEVGTEPVDVSIERDKLLDQGCPLTPVLITLALKCFASALAGHLKQNDILVFKESVILCIQPEDLEEVIAAVRNTDNEVYYIKELSKGKMNGKQLKCLESESKDEDWDKRKEETLVHNTEDESEASWSKMDKGNTKRRVCEERDFFQSIINEEKDILMEGDGRLTMYAVVTLQDSDEVMVVASNWLSLDKKQSYWPPFRSPEKCMDAVQNRVKPETGGKPWEKINISFHKEYAFFDMAKEGQKEITEQKERYFLVSTGIHGVKRQRFESTQEMSKNSLLPTPSTSRMPADDKDELLQMLRDIKSTVQENSAMLKKLLKDNTVSESPSSTSLPTEDIETDLNLPLRTIEDVVRTEMELSNATTREKYVKYLSRIRGFGAKNVIQNIMQHVLTDDLAKEFNWQGRGEKKAFSKLILTDVIRDAASKHSVTRTDCESEIKNYLWYTIDRLGRKRP, encoded by the exons ATGGCTACACAGACAATACATTTTGTCACCTGGAATGTTAATGGACTTAAACGAAAAAAAGATGAGAAATTTCAAAAACTACAAAATGCGGATGTTGTTTTCTTTCAAGAGACACACATTGGAGTAGGAGATGAAAATATTATAGAAGGTCTAAAAAATGAGTGGCATGTTTTCTACACAACGTTTACCTCCCAAAAGGGAACAGCCATACTAGTCAGGAAAAGACTAGATTTTGAATGTATAAGTGATGAAAAAGATAACTGTGGAGCTTATGTTGTGTTGAGATGTAAACTGGAAGGTCAGCTGTACACTCTTGTTAGTGTTTATAACCATGAAAAAGACACAAAAACCCTTGAACAACTTTCAAGGTACCTTCAGTCAATGACCACAGGGCTGCTGGTGATTGGTGGAGATTTCAACATGGTTCTCAATCCATTTATCGACAAAGACAATTCAAAAGTGGTGAAAGACAGGCCAATTCACAGAAAGCTGCGCTGTTGTGTGAATAAGTTAATGAAATCTTTTCAGTTAGTTGATGTCTGGAGAAGAAAGAACCCTGTAAATCAGTACTATACATTCCACAGTCAAATGATTGCATCCAGGCTGGATTACTTTTTTGTTCCAGAAGAATGTATGTGGCGTGTCAGAAGTTGTGAAATCAGAGACTCAAAGATGCGCGACCATTGTCCTGTGTACTTGGAGATCAACAATGTTTCCACAACACTTTTTCAGAAAGATCCCCAGATACAATCAGTCTTCCAATGGCTGAATCTAAAAAAGTATCTTTTGACAGATGAGACGGGTTCATCACTGGGTGAAGAAAGCTCACATGCAGTCAGTGGGGTGGACATTGTGTCAGCTGTACATTCTCTTCAACTGTCAGACACACCGAGACCAGATGGCATCCCGGTTTCCTTCTATAAAGACAACATCCAGGATCTAATTCCACACATAAAGACACTCTATGACAGAATCCACAGCAGTGCATTTAACTGCTCTGAGACACACTTTAATGAAACTGTGAAAAGTCCACATGATGATAGTCAACACTTTTTTAACGTTGACTACCTCATCATTGCAACTATTCTGACAAAACATCTAGATGATTTATTGGAGTCTCAGTCAAAGTGTCTTGTACCAAAAAAATCAGCTACTGTCATGATCACTCCCAAAACCTTCTGCACTGAGATGAGGTTGTCTTGTATTAAAGATAAAATAGAAGAGCAAAAAAGGTCAAACCCAAATCTGTATCAAGATTTCCTCGTTGTGAAAAACCTTCTCAGAGATGCACCAGAAGTAGGCACTGAACCTGTAGATGTTTCAATTGAGAGAGACAAACTGCTGGATCAGGGCTGCCCTTTGACCCCAGTTCTCATTACACTGGCTCTGAAATGCTTTGCTTCCGCTTTAGCTGGCCATTTAAAACAGAATGATATTCTGGTTTTCAAAGAAAGTGTAATACTTTGCATCCAACCTGAGGACCTTGAGGAAGTCATAGCTGCTGTGAGGAACACAGATAATGAAGTGTACTACATTAAGGAATTATCCAAAGGAAAAATGAATGGCAAACAATTAAAGTGCTTGGAAAGTGAGTCTAAGGATGAGGATTGGGATAAAAGGAAGGAGGAAACACTTGTACATAACACAGAGGACGAATCAGAAGCCAGTTGGTCTAAAATGGACAAAGGCAATACTAAGAGGAGAGTGTGTGAAGAGCGTGATTTTTTTCAGTCAATTATAAATGaagaaaaagatattttgatggAGGGTGATGGAAG ACTGACCATGTACGCAGTTGTCACCCTGCAAGACTCAGATGAGGTGATGGTGGTAGCATCAAACTGGTTGAGCCTAGACaagaaacaaagttactggccCCCATTCAGATCACCAGAGAAGTGCATGGATGCTGTTCAGAACAGAGTTAAACCTGAAACAGGAGGGAAACCATGggagaaaataaatattagctTTCACAAAGAATATG CCTTTTTTGATATGGCAAAAGAGGGGCAAAAAGAAATTACAGAACAAAAGGAACG atattttctAGTATCCACTGGAATCCATGGTGTAAAAAGACAAAGATTTGAAAGCACTCAAGAAATGTCAAAAAACTCACTTCTTCCTACACCATCTACATCCAGAATGCCAGCTGACG ACAAGGATGAGCTCCTTCAAATGCTGAGAGACATCAAGAGCACAGTTCAGGAAAACTCTGCCATGTTAAAGAAACTACTGAAAGACAATACGGTTTCTGAATCCCCCAGCAGTACCAGCTTGCCCACTGAAGATATAGAAACAGACCTCAATCTGCCTCTTAGAACCATTGAAGATGTGGTCAGGACTGAAATGGAGctcagtaatgcaacaacacgTGAAAAATAT GTAAAATATTTGTCAAGGATTAGAGGTTTTGGGGCCAAGAATGTCATtcagaatattatgcagcacGTCCTAACAGATGATCTGGCTAAGGAGTTCAACTGGCAAGGGAGAGGAGAGAAAAAGGCCTTCTCTAAGCTTATTTTAACAGACGTAATACGAG ATGCTGCATCAAAACACAGTGTAACGAGGACAGACTGTgaatctgaaataaaaaattatttatggtACACAATTGATCGACTTGGTCGGAAGAGACCATGA